From the Lathyrus oleraceus cultivar Zhongwan6 chromosome 3, CAAS_Psat_ZW6_1.0, whole genome shotgun sequence genome, the window AGAAACACAACAATCACACATAAATGGTATAtatcaatcaaatacaatcacAAACACACATCATAACAAAATACAATGCTATGATCCACCAACTCCATCACCTATATGCACGTGGTACCAAAAATATATTATGGAATCAGAGGAATGTTATTGATTTTATTTCACTAGTCTCTGGTCCTTCACACCTAGACCAACGATCCCTACCAATGGATCTGAGACTCGCCCCTGGTCTTTTCCACCAAGACCAACGATCCCCACCAATGGATTTGAGGCCACAAAAATGGACTGAAGTCCCACCTAAACTCCGaaatacatgaatgcatgatAATATGAATCACGAATATTCATTTAATGGACAAACATCATAATTCACAAAAACTATGTATAATAATACTAATAAACACCAAAAGTATCACAAATGATATCACCAAAATAAGTTCCATTCACGAACCACAAATTATCCAATAAGGATCACCAAAATTCAAATCACCTAAAATTCTATTTATTACACCATATATTAACTTTTCTTACACccaaaattatttaattaattatattcCTAAAAGTGAGTTaaatatattaatattttttatagTATTTTATAAAACGTATATTTAGTTATTTTAGGGTTATTTTATCACAATTTCaacttaaaaaaaaaatcaattggATGGTCTCTGAACCCAAAATGGCAAAAGCGACAAAATTCCAAAAATGCCCACAAGCCACCGCTGATCCGCCGTCACCTGATCCCCCGTCGCCCAATTTGTCGTCGCCGTCCGATCCACCTCTAGTAGCGGATTTAGAAACATTTTAATGTGGGGGTAAAAGTATAACTTATATTTAttctttttaaaaatattttaatattattattatcattataTTTTTTAGAGATATTAGAATATAATTTTTAAGATATAAaaattatataataaataaacatttaacGTTTGAAGGActaaaattttctttttattttaaataaaaaaagaCTCCATACTCTAAGTACGCTCGGTTCTAAGAAAATAAGTCATATGGGAAAAAgtagatttttttttaaattttgagaaAAATACAGTTTTCTGACCTTTATGAGAAAAAGTTTTACAGTATCGATATAATACATCAACATCTGTGAAATTATAGTAATTTCATCATTAATTTATAGGGTTTTAACCCAGATCATCAAAATTCTCTATCCCACGCACGTTTCATCGTCAAAATTTGGGTTACGACCAAATGAGATTATCCCATTTTGGACACAGATCGAATCATGGATCCATTAAAAAGTGACCAAATAGAAAAATCCATTTGCTCTTAGATCGTTAGAAGCTATCGATTTCAAAAATACCAAATTCACATGTTTATTCACATATGCATACAATCAcaagaaaaaatatatataattgCTCATAAGGGGTTTGGTCAAACCCCATAGGATCCAACACAAAAAAAAGTATATTGATTTGATACATGAAAGATCATAAATTACATTAAAAAATCATAGTTGATGAGAGGGCAAGGGTACCTTCATCATCCTGCTGACTAAACCCACCATACAATAAATAATAATCCCTCCTTACCTGATAATTGCAGCTTTCATAAATCTTAAAAATTATGTGCTCCTCCCTCACTCTCCAGAATCGTTTTCCCACCATTGCTTTCCAATTCTATCGTATTTCTCCCCGTGCTAATTCTAAGGTTGAAATTGTATTCCTAATAATTGCTAATTATTATTtgattataataataaaaatctcaaaaattattttattcccTAACGGTAACAACACTTAACTTTCAAACATTTAACTTCCTACTTAAATATTCGTAACGGTGAAACACTTGTAATATTATTTTAATCCCAATtgattaattattttaaaataatataattaaatatttatatttGTGACACTTAAATAAATCTTTAACATAATAACTTATTTTTAATTATTCTAACTACTATTATTCTTATAACATActaaattattttattatttctaataaattaaataaaagctTAATTTCATTTCTCCATCACCAAATATATAATTCCCTTAATTATAAAATAACTAAAATAACCTTAcaacttcaaaaatcatcaaaaacaCCACAATAACTAAATAAATAACACACTGCATCATTTTAGTAGTATAATAtgttaataaaatattaaaataaattaggaatgttacaactctcccccactaaaaaggattttcgccctcgaaaattacctTACGAAAACAGCTCAGGATAAGATTCCTTCATCCGGCTCTCTAGCTCCCAAGTCATGTTACCTCCAGCAGGTCCTCCCCAAACAACCTTCACAAGAACAATTTATTTACCCCGTAGTTGATTCACTTCTCTATCCTTGATCCGAATAGGTGACACTTCAACAGTCAGATTATCCTGAACTTGTACATCACCCATTTGTATCACGTGATATGAATCATGGATATATTTCCGAAGTTGtgacacatggaacacatcatgcAGATTCGAAAGAGATGGGGGTAGTGCCACATGGTAAACAACAACTCCAATCTTCTGGGTAATTTGATAGGGTCCAATGAAGCGAGGAGTCAATTTCTTAGACTTCAGAGCATGACCCACACCGGTCATAAAAGTGACTCTCAGAAAAACATGACCACCTTCTCGAAACTCTAGACCTTTCCTTCGCTTATCATGATATCTCTTCTTCTTGCTCTGtgaagccttcatcttctcttgatTCATTTTAACTTTCTTGGTAGTCTATTGGACGATTTCAGGTCTGAGTACAACACTCTCTCCAGATTCATACCAACATAGAGGAGCCATGCACCTTCTACTATATAATGCCTCAAATGAGGCCATACCAATGCTAGAATGATAGTTGTTATTGTATGTAAACTCAATCAATGGTAGATAGATGTCCCAAGCACCTCCTTGTTCTAAAACACATGTCCTCAATAAGTCCTCAAGAGACTGGATGGTCCTTTAAGTCTGTCTGTCTGTTTGAGGGTGATAAGTAGAACTCAACCTCAGCCTAGCACCTAAAGCTTCCTGTAAGCTCCCCCCAAATCTAGATGTAAGCCTCGGGTCTCTGTCGAAAACTATACACGAAGGGATGTCATGCAACTTCATAATACTATCAATATAGATCTCAGCCAACCTCTACAGTGCGAAACTAATCTTAATCGATATGAAGTGAGCCGATTTAGTCATCCTGTCAATAATCACCCAAATAGTATCACTTCCCTTCGGGGTACTCGGCAAACTAGTCACAAAGTCCATTGAGATGTTGTCCAACTCCCATTTAGGAATCTCTAATGGCTGCATTAGTCCAGACGACTTTTGATACTCTACCTTATACTTTTGACAAATCAAATAAGAATAAACAAACTATGTGATTTCcttcttcattcctggccaccatAACATTTTCTTTAgatcctgatacattttagtagctctAGGATGAATGCTCAAACTGCTCTGATGACTCTCCTCTAAAATCATTTTTTTAAGTTCTGGTATATCAGGTATACAAACTTTGTCCCAAAACTTTAGAATTCCATCTCCATCAATTTGAAAGTCTTCATCATTACTCTGTCCAACTAATGCTAAGTGATCAACCAATGTCACATCCAATTTATGTTTCTCTCTAATCTCATCTAAAAAACTACTAGttaacttcagcatacccaacaTCACACTATCTGGAGTCACCTCACATATTAAACTCAAGTCTCTGAATTGTTCAATCAAATCCAACTCCCTAACCTTCCAAGCTAACATGTGCAAAGACTTTCGACTCAAACCATCTGCTACCACATTGGCTTTACtaggatggtaattcaaaccaaagtcatagTCCTTAaaaaactctaaccatctcctttgtGTCATGTTAAGTTCCTTTTGATCAAAGATATATTTCAAGCTCTTATGGTTGTTGAACACCTCAAACATCGAACCATGCATGTAGTGCTTCTACACCTTTAGCACAACACCGCTGCTTCCAACTCTAACTCATGGGTaggataattcttctcatgacctTCTGTTCTCGCGAAACATAAGTTAATACCTTGCCATCATGCATAAGTACACCACCTAGACCCATCTTGGATGCATCGCAATACACCATAAAAGGTTCTTCCGCATCTGGTAAAATTAGAACTGGCACCGTTGTCAACCTTTTCTTCAGCTCTCAAAAACTCCCATCGCACTGGATTTCCCAAACAAAAGCTTGATCCTTTCGAGTCGAATGATTCAAAGGTAGAGAGAAATTCGAAAAACCCTTATAAATCTTCAGTAATAACCAGCCAgtccaaggaaacttctaatcaTTATTAAGAgggatgaatatccatcacttgaaaagtgatATGAAATAAGCACATACCTATCTttattgggagatcaacctcccTAATTACAGTCTTCCTTAAGCCATTGAAGGCCTTCACAGCAACTTCTTGAACCTCATCGGAGCACCTTGATACGCAAGCTTAGACAACATGGTCTTAGGCCGAACATTTAGATAAGAACTAGTGTCTACCAACATATTGGACAAGGCATCTTCCTGAtaattcatagagatatgcagaGCCAAATTGTGGTTCCTCCCTTGCCTGGGTAACTCTTCATCACTGAAGCTTAAATTGTTAGATGCGGTAATATTGGCCACAATGCCATCAAATTTATCGATCGTCATGTTGTGgtccacataagcttgctccagGACTTTCTGCAAAGCCTCTCAGTGAGCTTTTGAACTCATCAAAAAAGATAATACATATATCTTGGAAGGAGTGTGCAACAACTAGTCCACCACATTGAAATCAATCTTCTTAATCAATTTCAGCATTTCATCTTGATCAGAATTCTGATCCACACTGTTGGATTGGCCGGTTTGCATAACATGAGTTTTCTCTTGAGTTGATTTCTCTATCACTAGATCTTCAGTCCTCTTAGGAGCTGCAACAACAAATACCCGACCACTTCGGGTTACCCCACTTACATCAGAAATATTTATGACAGAAGAAAAAGAAGGAATATGCACCTGTTTACCGTCTTCCACCATGGTAACATTATACTTGTAAAGCACAACTTTATCAGACTTGTAAGGCGTGGGATACACCAAACGAATAACCAACAGTCTTCTGACCATCATATGCAATTACAACTAGTTCTGGGAGATTAAAACGGGGACctattgtcgcattacgcgaaaaaccggcgggaaaacgaaacaacagagccgccaccgtgcgttatttatcccaaaagggaaaggaaatgctcgaagtaaacctggaaaaagcatggtctcgcgaccaaagagaatgggatcgggagtcggttatgcgaagggaaggtattagcacccctacgcatccgtcgtactcgacgggatccacgcacaaaaggaaggaaaatg encodes:
- the LOC127131018 gene encoding uncharacterized protein LOC127131018, producing the protein MNQEKMKASQSKKKRYHDKRRKGLEFREGGHVFLRVTFMTGVGHALKSKKLTPRFIGPYQITQKIGVVVYHVALPPSLSNLHDVFHVSQLRKYIHDSYHVIQMGDVQVQDNLTVEVSPIRIKDREVNQLRGK